Genomic segment of Desulfolucanica intricata:
CATAGGTAGGCTAAAAACCATAAATGAAAAATGTAGAAATTATTTTTCTACTGAGTTTCAATTCCTCATAGGTAGGCTAAAAACCTATGAGAGTTACAATGAATACTTACAAAAACATCTGAATGTTTCAATTCCTCATAGGTAGGCTAAAAACCTGTCGCTCCGTTTTTCCAGGCGCGTGATGATAGAGTTTCAATTCCTCATAGGTAGGCTAAAAACGTTGTAGGTATGTGTGCATTAGTTCAACAATTTTTGTTTCAATTCCTCATAGGTAGGCTAAAAACAGTTGGCCAGTTGGTGAGGTGGATGATTTGAAACTAATGTTTCAATTCCTCATAGGTAGGCTAAAAACAATTAGAATCAAAAGATGTTTGATAACCTTGTACTGGTTTCAATTCCTCATAGGTAGGCTAAAAACTTCTATGTTGATTTTCTTCATCAATTAAAAAATTAGAAGTTTCAATTCCTCATAGGTAGGCTAAAAACAGCAAGTAAGTACCCCAGAAAAAGAAAGAAATTATAGTTTCAATTCCTCATAGGTAGGCTAAAAACGCTGGTAGCTTTAATAAGGAGGTTTGAACAATGATGTTTCAATTCCTCATAGGTAGGCTAAAAACCCATTAAAAAGTGCTTGTTACCTGTACTTTAGTTTACACAAAATTACTGCCAAAAACAAGCATTTTAAAAGTAGATTTTTCTTAAAAGCTATTAAATTAATACCTAGGCACTATATAGAAATGTCGTCGATCTCCTGAGGAAATTACACTATCAGAGATCGACGACATCTTTTAAAGGATATTTTCTTCTCCGCCTTTTTTAACTCCAAGAACCTCGCGCGAGTTATACTTGGGGCTTCTAAACTTATAAATAACTACTGAATCCTCCTTAGTGTTTATTATTTTACTTAATTCAGCCTTTAACTTAACATAATTCGCCTCAGAAATATCCCCTTCCAACACCGAATTTTGCACCCAGTGCAAGTATGTTCTGCATTTTTTTAGAACTTTATTTACTCTTTTTACACCGACATCGTAAACTAAAATTATGAACATCTTATACCCCGCTTTTATTTACCAGTTAGCTACGAAAGGTTCATACTCTTTTTCACCCATCAAATGCTTGGCCAGTTTATATAATTCCAACCTGATTAATCTGCGGTAAGAAACCTCACGTCCTATATCCCGATGCTTTATCGTTGTCTTTAACTTTTCATCCAATTGCTGTATAAAGGTTTGCTTCCCTTTATCCTTTAACAGTATTCCTTCCGTATTTTTATCAAAATCCTTTTTGGTTATCATTTTTTTACGAATTAAACTAAAAATCAATCTATCAATTATAATCGGTTTAAATATTTCTGCTACATCCAAGTTTAAAGTAAAACGGCGAAAATTTGTAGCGTGTAAATATCCAATTCTAGGGTCTAAATGAGTCTTATAAATCTCACTCAAAACGATGGTATACATCAGAACGTTGCCAAAGCTGATTAAGGTATTCATATAATTCCGGGGCGGACGCCGGCTGCGCTCTTCAAATACAAAATCCGGGTTTTTACATATATTATCAAAACACTTATAATACTGCTCCCGCATATTACCTTCTAAGGCCATTAACGGGCTGATATCCTGCATTGTAGGAATAGAGGAACATAGTTCTTCGATCTTACTGAGACCATCCTCCAGGTCACAATCCCGGTTATTATAATACTTCAACACCTGTCTAATATTCTTTCCGGCACCGGTTACAAACCGTCGCGCCAACTCGATCCTTTTTTGTTCGTCAGTATAATGTTCTGCCTGTTTTAAGATCATGTACCCGGAGTTAAGGTGCTCTCTGGGATAAAAGGAGCCCATATAATAGCCATTATAGTTAAAATAATGTAAAATAATTTCTTTTACAGATATAAACTCCAGAAACTTTTTATTAAAATCAACCTCTCCGAAAATCATTATTTCACCGACATCTTCAACGGGGATATACTTCTTATTTTCTTCCGTTTCGAAATAAAGAGTGTTACCTTTACGCTTTAGCTCACCACTGGAAAAGATATATATAGTCTTCTTCATTTTTCACCCCACCTAAGCCCAGCATAACTCAACATAGGCACAATTTTTACAAAGCTTTTTCTTTTGCGCCGGTGGCGGAACCGGTAAATACATAATTCGCAGGATATCTCGTTTAGCTTTTTCTAATTCCCCCCGCAGCCGGTCGTCCAGAACTATTTTTTCCTTATTCTTTTCCTTAGGGAAAAGCAACTCTCCGTAGGCTTCTATCCCCAGTGCTTCCAGTTCACTGAGATAAAATGCAAGCTGCATGCGGGCACTGTCTTTGTACTTGGAAGATTTTTTAATTTCCGCAATTACCAGGTGGCCATCCTGGTTTCTTACAATGTCAAATTTACTGTTACCTACAGCAATTTCTTTTTTAGTATCCCGGGAGTAGGAATTTTCCCCGATAAACCTGCCCAGGTCCAAATTGGGATTATCTTGGTCCGGAACAATATGACGACCCATAAACCAAACTTCTCTATGGCAGATAAAATAATACCAGATTAATGTACCGGTAACATGGATTTCATTATTTTGCACTTAAATTACCTCACATTTAGAAAATACCTGGATAAGAATAAACATATATTAAAAAATAAAAGCTTCCCCGGTTTCACTGATGAAGCCGGTATCCTCGTCGTAATATTGTTCTATTTGCCCCGGCGGAATCCAGTACAGGGAAGAATCAACATTACCACGATCTCTAAATTCGACAGGTCTGTTCTCCTTTAATCTGGACATTCTGACCTGAACAATGTAATCACTCATTTTTGCCCACACCAAACGAATTAAAGCCTTTCTTTCAAAAATACTCAGCTTACCGTCACGATTCTCAATATTCGACTGCTCAAAAACTTCTGAGCAGCTTGCTAAACTATTATCATTAGAATACTCCTTATACCCTAATAATTCCTCATAGGCATTGGCCAGGCTAGTGGCTTTCAAATCCTTTTCTACAAATACATCAGCCACCTCTCCGGTATTTTCAATCAATTGAAATTCCTTCAACTTTTCAAAATCAAGTTTGAGAATCCCCTCTCTCCACAGTTCTTTAGACTTTTCTGAAACACCTCTTGTTAAGGCAAGGTTATAGTATTCATCAGCTAAGACTCCATATCGTGACTCTTCAATTGTTCCCGATTTTGTCAACAGTTCCATTGTAGATTTTCGGTGCATCAATTCATATACATAATGGTTATCCGACTCTAATTGAACGATATAAACCGGAAGATATTCTCCCTTTTTTCCTTCCCGGTTAACCCGCCCGGCTGTTTGAATTAGGGAATCCAGAGGTGCAAAATCACGGAAGGCCAGATCAAAGTCCAGATCCACACCGGCCTCTATGGTTTGGGTTGAGACAAGAATTACCGGGGCCCTTGTATCCAGCATGTCCTTTACTTTCTTAATAACCTCCCTTCTTTTTAAGGGGATAATGTTTGTGGACAGGTAATATACTGGGATATCGCAATCACTTATTTCTAAAAATTCTTTTATTTTACGATACACTTCAATACTGCGCTTAATTGTATTAACAACAATCAATGCCGAATTTTTGCCATTCCATTTTTCCTGAAATAGACAGAGAAATTCTTCTGTGTCTAATCTTTTTTCCAGCAGTGGCACAAATTTAGTACGCCTGAGGTCTGCAAAATACCTTTCATAATCCGTTAGTAAAGGTAATTCTATAGACTGTTTCCGACCCGGCCCCAGCAATAAATCACCAAACTCCAAAATTTTAGGCTGTGTTGCTGTCATTAAGATAAATCGGGTCCCCCAAAACCGGCTTATTTTTTGTAATACCGCACCTATTAAAGGCATGTACTTTTCTGGAACGGCCTGGGCCTCATCGAGAATGATAATGCTTCCCGCCAATTTGTTAATCTTTTTTAACAGCCGATTACTACCTGTAAAGATAGATTGGAATAATTGAACGAAGGTAGTTAAGATAACATCTCCTTCCCAGGACTCCACTTCTAATAGAGCTTTGTCAACCGGTATTTCTTCTACTGAGGAGGTGTTGGCAGAAAAATCCCCCAGACGGTGGTGCACTACCAACTGCAGTTTATTACCAAAAACCTTTTCGTATTCTCTTTTGTTTTGCTCAATAATATTAATAAAAGGTATGGCTGTGATAATCCGAGGGGTATAGCCTTCCACTTCTTTAATTCTTTCCTGCAAGCGAATTGCACACTGCAAGGAAGAGAGAGTTTTTCCAATACCAGTTGGTGCTGTAAGGGTAAAGAATCGTGTATTTTTTATTTCCTCATCAGATAAACCCTCAATCACTCCCAGCATCGAAATGCGGGCCTGCTCACGCCGGTCTAATAATGCTATATCAGCATCACTTTTCTGACCAACTCGCTTTTCCTTTAAATAATTACTCACTTGTGAATGTAAAACATTTTTCACGCCCGTAAACTTTAACCCACCGGAGTCCAGTTTATCTGTATCAATCAGCAAAGAAAATAGATAAATTGTTAAAAAAAACCACTGCTCATCTTGAATCCGTCCACTGCTCAGAAACTGGGGCATACATCCAAAGGATCTTTTATCTTTTCTTAATAATTCCGTCTTGAGATAGCCGTTAAATTCCTCTACCGTTATTTCTTTCACTAAACCAGCATCTTGCAAAATTTCCTGTCCTTTATTCACAAGGTTTTTTTCAACTACTTGCAATGATTTCCACATTTCATCTTCCTTAGAGATGTTAAACAACCCTTTCAGACTGAGTGCCCCGTGGTGCTTACGTATACACAAATAAATTAAAAAGGCAGTTACCTTTTTTTGCCTATCATCATCAATATCAAGCACTCGATCCAGTAAGAAAGAATACAGGCAGCAGGCTGATATATGGGCATGATTTTTATAGACTGACTTTTTATTTTCTGTTAAGTACTTCTGAAAATAGTCTGTGTATTTACCAAGATCATGAAAATAGCCCATCCAGTAAACTATTTTTTTTATAGTTGGAAAAGAAATATTTTTAAACTCCACATTTGGCGCCACCCGGTCCCGCGTCAAAGCGGCCACAGAACTCAAATGCTCCTTAAGTCCCTGTTTAATTCCCTTTTCTTGATCAAAGTGAGCCCAGTATGACATATTGATTCCTCCAAAAAAGGCACCGCGGTTTCCTTATTTAATCAAAGTAAACCACGATGCCATAAAATTTACTCCATCCACATTATAAAACTCCCGCTTTCCAGCCGCGTATATGACTTTACTTTAGCGGGCACAGAACCGCCGTTTAAATTAATCACCATATTACCCAGACCTCTCTCTGTAATCTGCCTTTGAGAATTAAATTCCAGGGGTATCTCTTCCTTAACAAGTCTGTATTCAGCAGCACTCATTTGCTGTGCTTGAATTCCAATTAGCTTTTTTATTGGAATGACTGAGTCAACTGGTAATTCAATATTTTCTTCTCTATCTTCCCCTTCAGTAATTAAACCGCCCTCCAGCCAGCCCAAGTTAAAAGCTGTACCCAACCCAACGGATATGCCTAAACTCTTATAACCAGGTGTACCCGTTATTAATATTTGCTCCAGTTCATTCATTATTTTTTTATCCCGGTGGTGCACCCATATTTTGTAATCAATAATGCCTGTACGAATATTTTGTGGGATAATTAACTCAGTAGCCGTTTGGCTGTGGTGTTCAGCGGAACCGTTTAAATCACCTACTTTTTTTACCATCAGTAAATTTAACTTCTGCATACACTTTTTGACCGGAGCGCAAGCAGCCACGGCTATCTTGCACACATCAAGGGAGAATTGATCATAGTAGTCATCCCGCTCCCGGCCCAAAAGGCCGGCTATAATTCCAACCAGTGTTGTCCTGGGAGGAATAAAATAGGAAAGGGCAGAGGAATTTGAATAATATCTCCTAAAGTGAGCCATTTTCCCCCGGAGATGAAAAGAGATTATTTTCATCTTTATTCTCCTAATGGAACCGGAGCCCATAAATCAAGGGGCTCATATTCGGGCATATCAATTAGGTGATCAGCCTGTGCAAAAGGATGCTGCCAGCCCAGTACCTTGTCCACATACCCTTTTCCCTTCATATCCTTTAATACAGCGGTAAGCTTAGCAAAATTCAAATTAAGATCTTCCAACTTTCTGATGGGCTCAGTATAAGTAACCTCCAAAAACCGTCTTAGATCACCCAGGTAACCATCAAATTCCGGGTTATAGACAACTTCCAAATAAAATAAAGGATCTTGTCCCTGCTTACTGTCTGTTTGGTTGTTCATTAGCCCCTGAACCAGAGACTTGCGGAATAAATCCCGGTCCTCTTCAGTCATTCCGGTTAAACCGGCACTATACTTATTCATGGTTCCGTAGTGGGCAACTAAAGCATAATATAGCTTGTGCTTTTTGCCGAAGGTGGAGTTGTCATCATTCATGATGGAAGTTATAGTATTGGATTTCACCAATTCCACAGGGTGTAGAGAGTAGCCCCAGGCAATTTGCACCGGGCCGGTAAAAGTGCGGCTTACTCCCTCTACGGCCATGGCACTGCCGAAAAGACGAATATCAATTAATGAATGTTTAATAATTTCAGTTAAAAATAGATTATTAAACTCTACAAAATCTTTTTTCTTTTTTAAATCTTTTAATTTTCCCAGATAGACATTCTTAAAATCATCTTTAGTATTGCCAAACAACGAATCCCATTTTTCTGCCAAGTATGAATTTTCAGCAAATAGGAGTTTCATTTTTTCACTGTCTGCCAGCCAGGAATCCCTGACATGCTCAAACATTTTTTCCATAGGGACCTTTTTATCGGCCAAGGTATCTACAAAAATGGGGTATCCCTTATGTTTTAGAAAGTCCCGCACATCCCTTTTCCTTCTTGCATCGCTGACCAGTACGGTAGATGTCTCATAATCCATACGGGGCTTATTTTCCTGATCGGGATCACCATTACAATTAGTCATAGCAGCCTGAAAGCCAAAAAGAAAATCACTGTTTTGCTTGAGTAATGTCAAATTAATCACCCTCCCTAAATTTTAACCGTTAATCCTCCGGCTTTGGTTCGTCAACACTTTCCGCCAAATCCTTTTCTTCCTCCGCAGTTATATCCGGTGCCCTGTTTCCTACCAGGTAAGCATAACCTGACATAATATAAAATACATTTTCCCTTTCACTTAGTGGCCAGTCAGCCTCTAAGTTACCATAATAATGATGAAAACGGTTGATCAGAGCTTCTGTATATAAACTGAATTTATTATACTGCCGCAGCTTCTCAAGGACGTCCTGATATAACCGGTACACCTCTTTGTCTTTCATGCCTTGAAACTGTATTTTTTTCAAAATAGGTTTCGTCTTATGTTCCTTAGAATACTGGGCAATAGCTACTCGGTTAATTAAAACACCTAAATAAAACAAGGCCCGTGCTTCATTGCTAAACTCCTGTTCATCCAAAAATTTCTCCATTTCCTCTATAGAAGCATTAGTCTTCACAGAAACGGTACTAATTTTTTGCAACTTTTTCTCCTCCTTTCCTTTTTTGTGACAATCCTTCTGTCCAAGAATATTTAATTGCCGGGCAGCCCGGAACAAAACCAGGTAACTCATGATTATTCTCTTAATAAAAAAGTCTTCTTTGCCACCGGCATAGAACATCAGCCCCATATTTAAATAATTATCGGGCTTAACCTTACTTAACTGGCGCAGCCCCTTGTCCAAAGCCTCGGCTGCATAATTAAATAAGGCCTGGCTGTTTACTTGCTCCCCGGCTAGGATTGCCTTATACAGGGACAAAACTCGGCCGATATCCAATTGCTCTCCTTTTTTGTTAGTTCGCACCGGTACTAAGCTATAAATACTACCCAAAGAAATATCTTTTAAGTGCGGTTTTAAAGCAGAAACATTTGCAGCCAATATTCTTATTATTTTTTCAAAGCGAAGGGTCGGAACATCTTCAATGGTTTCCAGTACTGTCACCGAGTTTCCATCTGTACGATAAATAATAAAATTTAAAGTATAAAAATTTACAGCATCACCAAAAACGGCAGCTTCAATATACTCCAGCAATTCCTCCGTGCTGCTTCTTTTAAATGCCAGATCTACATTTTGTTTTAATTTATAAACAAAGTTGTAATCAAAATTGTTAAACAAGCCTTCGGGAATAATGAAGGCATTTTCGCCCGCTATTTTCCCCTTAAATTGCTCAGATACAACTTTTTCACCGTTTAGGAGTTTTTGGTAGCAATTGCTACACATAGAGTAAACATTATCAAAATTGTAATTATGCAAATACGGAGATGAATTGATTGTGGTAGTGGTAAAAATCTTATTAATTCCTGTCCGGCTGAATTTGGCGGAATAAGAGCTAGAAATACCTTCTTTTTTATTGCCGCAAAGATAGCAAACTCGCTTAACATTCTTTTTTACTTTCTTGGCAGCCTTTTTTTCATCTTGTGATCCTTCTCCAAGGTTATTTGCCTGCTTAACTAGTTCTAAATATTCGGGATGGGTGGATAAAATTATTTCCTCCCCACTTTCTGTTCGTACCACGGGTACAATTAACACATACCGATTCTTTTTATTATCGTCACTCAAAAATAAACGGATGAAGGCTTCATAATTATACTTACGACCATCTACTTTAAGCTCCTTTTGGTCTAACTCCACTGTTTTTATAGCTTTTAATATGGATAATTTTTTTAAATTAACCTTTCCCAACCCTTTTTTGGAACCCAGGGTAATTAAATTGCAAGCCTCCATCTTTTTCAGAATTGTTGCTAATTCCCCATCCTGCAAGTTGTATTTACCTAAAGTTAAGTTCAAATCGTTCCAGATTGATGATAGTAAATAATTTAGGGACTTGGTTTCCCGTACCAGATAATATTGGGACGAAGCAGCGGAATTATTGCCAAAATAATAGTATTCATTCACTGAGTCTTCTGAAAAGGGCTTGTCCAAACAAAAATCGATTTTTCCGGCTTTTAAGTCAAAGATCAAAGAAATTATATATGCCGTTTCGGTTTCTTTTACCTTACCTACTCTTTTAATCAGTGAACTAAACAAATTGTGATTCTCAGTTTTAACTGATTCACCTATAAAAGAAGTTAGCTGAGGTAAATTCATTACAACACCTCCTTTAATATACTATAGACAGTCTAATCATTATTTCTTGATTAATAACAGATTTTGAAATATATAATATTAATACATTATTAGTCTACCTATAAGGAATTTAATGACGCATATGAGCTATTTCCA
This window contains:
- a CDS encoding CRISPR-associated protein gives rise to the protein MTLLKQNSDFLFGFQAAMTNCNGDPDQENKPRMDYETSTVLVSDARRKRDVRDFLKHKGYPIFVDTLADKKVPMEKMFEHVRDSWLADSEKMKLLFAENSYLAEKWDSLFGNTKDDFKNVYLGKLKDLKKKKDFVEFNNLFLTEIIKHSLIDIRLFGSAMAVEGVSRTFTGPVQIAWGYSLHPVELVKSNTITSIMNDDNSTFGKKHKLYYALVAHYGTMNKYSAGLTGMTEEDRDLFRKSLVQGLMNNQTDSKQGQDPLFYLEVVYNPEFDGYLGDLRRFLEVTYTEPIRKLEDLNLNFAKLTAVLKDMKGKGYVDKVLGWQHPFAQADHLIDMPEYEPLDLWAPVPLGE
- the cas4 gene encoding CRISPR-associated protein Cas4 gives rise to the protein MQNNEIHVTGTLIWYYFICHREVWFMGRHIVPDQDNPNLDLGRFIGENSYSRDTKKEIAVGNSKFDIVRNQDGHLVIAEIKKSSKYKDSARMQLAFYLSELEALGIEAYGELLFPKEKNKEKIVLDDRLRGELEKAKRDILRIMYLPVPPPAQKKKLCKNCAYVELCWA
- a CDS encoding CRISPR-associated helicase/endonuclease Cas3 encodes the protein MSYWAHFDQEKGIKQGLKEHLSSVAALTRDRVAPNVEFKNISFPTIKKIVYWMGYFHDLGKYTDYFQKYLTENKKSVYKNHAHISACCLYSFLLDRVLDIDDDRQKKVTAFLIYLCIRKHHGALSLKGLFNISKEDEMWKSLQVVEKNLVNKGQEILQDAGLVKEITVEEFNGYLKTELLRKDKRSFGCMPQFLSSGRIQDEQWFFLTIYLFSLLIDTDKLDSGGLKFTGVKNVLHSQVSNYLKEKRVGQKSDADIALLDRREQARISMLGVIEGLSDEEIKNTRFFTLTAPTGIGKTLSSLQCAIRLQERIKEVEGYTPRIITAIPFINIIEQNKREYEKVFGNKLQLVVHHRLGDFSANTSSVEEIPVDKALLEVESWEGDVILTTFVQLFQSIFTGSNRLLKKINKLAGSIIILDEAQAVPEKYMPLIGAVLQKISRFWGTRFILMTATQPKILEFGDLLLGPGRKQSIELPLLTDYERYFADLRRTKFVPLLEKRLDTEEFLCLFQEKWNGKNSALIVVNTIKRSIEVYRKIKEFLEISDCDIPVYYLSTNIIPLKRREVIKKVKDMLDTRAPVILVSTQTIEAGVDLDFDLAFRDFAPLDSLIQTAGRVNREGKKGEYLPVYIVQLESDNHYVYELMHRKSTMELLTKSGTIEESRYGVLADEYYNLALTRGVSEKSKELWREGILKLDFEKLKEFQLIENTGEVADVFVEKDLKATSLANAYEELLGYKEYSNDNSLASCSEVFEQSNIENRDGKLSIFERKALIRLVWAKMSDYIVQVRMSRLKENRPVEFRDRGNVDSSLYWIPPGQIEQYYDEDTGFISETGEAFIF
- a CDS encoding TM1802 family CRISPR-associated protein, which encodes MNLPQLTSFIGESVKTENHNLFSSLIKRVGKVKETETAYIISLIFDLKAGKIDFCLDKPFSEDSVNEYYYFGNNSAASSQYYLVRETKSLNYLLSSIWNDLNLTLGKYNLQDGELATILKKMEACNLITLGSKKGLGKVNLKKLSILKAIKTVELDQKELKVDGRKYNYEAFIRLFLSDDNKKNRYVLIVPVVRTESGEEIILSTHPEYLELVKQANNLGEGSQDEKKAAKKVKKNVKRVCYLCGNKKEGISSSYSAKFSRTGINKIFTTTTINSSPYLHNYNFDNVYSMCSNCYQKLLNGEKVVSEQFKGKIAGENAFIIPEGLFNNFDYNFVYKLKQNVDLAFKRSSTEELLEYIEAAVFGDAVNFYTLNFIIYRTDGNSVTVLETIEDVPTLRFEKIIRILAANVSALKPHLKDISLGSIYSLVPVRTNKKGEQLDIGRVLSLYKAILAGEQVNSQALFNYAAEALDKGLRQLSKVKPDNYLNMGLMFYAGGKEDFFIKRIIMSYLVLFRAARQLNILGQKDCHKKGKEEKKLQKISTVSVKTNASIEEMEKFLDEQEFSNEARALFYLGVLINRVAIAQYSKEHKTKPILKKIQFQGMKDKEVYRLYQDVLEKLRQYNKFSLYTEALINRFHHYYGNLEADWPLSERENVFYIMSGYAYLVGNRAPDITAEEEKDLAESVDEPKPED
- the cas5 gene encoding CRISPR-associated protein Cas5, with amino-acid sequence MKIISFHLRGKMAHFRRYYSNSSALSYFIPPRTTLVGIIAGLLGRERDDYYDQFSLDVCKIAVAACAPVKKCMQKLNLLMVKKVGDLNGSAEHHSQTATELIIPQNIRTGIIDYKIWVHHRDKKIMNELEQILITGTPGYKSLGISVGLGTAFNLGWLEGGLITEGEDREENIELPVDSVIPIKKLIGIQAQQMSAAEYRLVKEEIPLEFNSQRQITERGLGNMVINLNGGSVPAKVKSYTRLESGSFIMWME
- the cas1b gene encoding type I-B CRISPR-associated endonuclease Cas1b, with protein sequence MKKTIYIFSSGELKRKGNTLYFETEENKKYIPVEDVGEIMIFGEVDFNKKFLEFISVKEIILHYFNYNGYYMGSFYPREHLNSGYMILKQAEHYTDEQKRIELARRFVTGAGKNIRQVLKYYNNRDCDLEDGLSKIEELCSSIPTMQDISPLMALEGNMREQYYKCFDNICKNPDFVFEERSRRPPRNYMNTLISFGNVLMYTIVLSEIYKTHLDPRIGYLHATNFRRFTLNLDVAEIFKPIIIDRLIFSLIRKKMITKKDFDKNTEGILLKDKGKQTFIQQLDEKLKTTIKHRDIGREVSYRRLIRLELYKLAKHLMGEKEYEPFVANW
- the cas2 gene encoding CRISPR-associated endonuclease Cas2, translated to MFIILVYDVGVKRVNKVLKKCRTYLHWVQNSVLEGDISEANYVKLKAELSKIINTKEDSVVIYKFRSPKYNSREVLGVKKGGEENIL